A window of Malania oleifera isolate guangnan ecotype guangnan chromosome 2, ASM2987363v1, whole genome shotgun sequence genomic DNA:
CACCCGATCCAGTTGCGCCATCTGCCCTATCTTCTCGGCAAGCGTCATTCTCTCCATGAGATCCCTTATTCTTGTGTTTACGGGCTGCTCTGGATCCTTGTACTTCATGTACTCTCCTTCCGCCGCGGACGACGCCCAAAAGCACATGCAATATGTTAGGAGAACCCCTAGCATCCCCACCGATACCCCCCAATTCATCTTCGCCATCTCGAACTATGAACGAGTCAAATTGAATGAAGTGAGAAAGATTACCTTTGAAGAACTCTATTCGTCACCAGAAAACCATCAAATGATTCTTTTTTTCATACAAGCAATGTGGAATCTCATCATTTCTTAAAGCCGACGAATGGGAAAAGTTCAACTAATCCCGAAATACCACACTACTTAGCGAAAAAAGGAAAATCTTTGATGTTCTTCTTGACTTGTATTGTTGATCATACAAATAgaaaataatgcaaataataaaaaaaaaattgtctcaACATTTTAATCACTTGGGCAAAATCTACATGAAGCATTAAATCTAAGAAAAACCCAGATGAGGAATACATTAAATCTGAAGAAAACTCAGATGAAGAATTAAAGAGGGCAGAAGCATTAAATCCTAACCTCCGCAACAAGGACAGAAGAGTCTGCAGCTGTGGTTCAGGAAGCATGATGCCTCACGTAAATTTATGCACAGCCAGGCGGCACGTTGATGGGTCTTGATCCGGTATCCTCGAGTCCACGTGGAAGAAATAGTACGTGCTTAGTCTTCACGTACTGGTCGTTGATCTGGACCGTTCATCAATCGAGTCAATCATTCGCATTTTGAGTCCTAAAGGACTTCTGAGCCGTTGGATGGGTTGACCCGCATTGTGGTCCGGTTGATATGGGATTCTGATATGCCAATTAAGATTAAGCACAGGCACGTACAGATTTTGGTGGCGAGTAGGGAAAGGAGTTTGTTATGGCTTTTGTTAGAGATTGATTTGGGATATGATCAAATATCTAATTTGTTTCTAAAACAATTTGGCGTGGCTTTAATCAATTGTTTGTTTCCTAAACTGTTCGATTTCGATTTTTAAAAAGTTGAATATGTGCCGAAAACCTACTCTTTTTCGAAAAGAATTCTTCAAAAAAGGAACCTTGTTTCTAAGTCGAACGGGCTAAATCCACGCATGACTAATCACTCTACTAACTTTGACTAGTTATAAAAAGGCTCGGTAATTTTTCTACTTCTTACTACTCAATCTATACTAGCTCTTAGTGCAAAAACAAAATCCCATTAAATTTACTAAGTTATACATTATAAATGCAAAAGTTTTAATTAAGTTAATATATTTGTTTCACATCAAATTAACTATTATTGAAGTAGGGTTTTTGAATTGATTAATTTTGTAAATAATTAAGAAAACATTTAAGTACAAATTAAATTTACTCCTTTAAACATATAATTAATATTGGCtaatatttcaagaaattttcCTACacataataaattacaaaaaaaaaaaaaaaaaaggaaaatttcctATTTGCTTAGATTTAAGGTTCAATATgcggaattttttttttttcctaaaaagtATTTAGTTATGGGATTGTTGGGCTTCCAattaacaaaaacaaaaaaacaaaacaaaaacaaaaatgtagCAGAATTGTTCATATAGGCATTTAAAtgtaaatgataattttattaattCTATGCAAAATACACACAACACACATATACGGACtatcaaatttaataaaaattttgtatGCATGATTTAGTTTGTGCACTAAGTTTTTGGCTAGTAAAAAGTTCCTTGTGTTTGTTTGGATTAACCACTTCTCTTTTTTGCTATTCTAAATTCTTATTTTTGTAGAAAGAgggcttttatatatatatactaaaagagggcggcatctcatttctttattagaaaacccctcacttatggtggaaaaAAATCCTGGTTCCAGCAAAATAAACTACAAACAGATAGAAACGAAACAAAATGATAACGAAATGAAGGTAAAACAACACATTAGACTCTTAAATTAGGAATACCGATTTTGTCAAGTCCAATCATGCCTCTAACTAGACGAGATAAAAAATCAAACTCTAGATATCTCATAATGGTGCCTTCCTCTCCCTGACGTGTCAAGAAGTTCGCAGCCTTATTTTCTTCTCTAAATTGGTGAGCAATAGTGAAATTAATCATGGAAAGAGCCTCAAGCAactcttcccaaaaatcccacaaataccataccATGCAATTCCAAGAGAGAACCCAATCAACCACTACATTAGAGTCACAATCAATCTCCACATTCATATAACCCATATCTTTACACATCCGCACTCCCTCCGTCAAGACCTTAAGTTCGGCTTTATTAGTAGTACCATagccaaagaaggaagaaaaagcaCCCAAGAAGTCCCCACTGCAACCTCGAATAAAACTACCCCCTCCACATGTCCCTAGATTCCCACGGCAACTACCATCGACGTTCAATTGTACAGACCCAACTCGAGGTTTCCTCCACCTAACCACACAAGGAGTCCGTGCCTTCAGAGTGATAATTGGAATCTCAAGAGCACTTAGTACTTTGCTATCCTGAGTAGAAAGGGTTCCACTTGATCTCATATTCTTTGAAATCCTCCTAAGCCAAACCTTGATTGCCAACCAAACTCCTTCAGCCGATTCCTTAGCACCTTCCATTCAAGCTCTACAACGACACACCAAAAGTCTCCAAGTTATAAAACTCAGCAAGATACCAATGATTACACCCCTCTGAGTCAATTTCTTAGCATAAGTAAACCATTGTTGAACACAACAAATCCAAGAAACTGTAGTCGTACAAGGAACCCCCAAGGTTGTAGCAGCAAAATCCCAAACCTTCACAGCAATCTCGCTCGAACAAAGCACATGATTCAAGTTTTCTATTTGCCCTATCTCGCAACAGTTACACCGAGAAACAAGAGCAATTCccaagtgttggaattggtgtgatcccaagaggggggtgaattgggttttaaaaacttttcgactaatttaaacatttcgccgattctccacatatcatatcatatcctATTATAATTATGGTTGTGTATGTAAAACTGAATAAGCAATGTGCGtagacatacacgtgtatctcatttgATGTAAATGTGTTGATATAACCATAAATGAATAAACATATACATGTTGAATTTAACgtgcataaaataaatgagataaggagagagacacacacacacgatatttgttataaAGGTTCAGCCAaatcagcctacatcctcaccttgggcatacccccaagaaTTATactaaacttgctcacttaaatgagtaGAGCAGCaaccgtttacatcctctccttagggggcgaggaaaaccttagctcaattacaaggttgagcccaacttgtctcacttacggggctgagactccccaattcaattttcgggttgaaccgaaccggtacaataaaaatatttttgtacatgataaaatgcttctaagTACAAGTATAGATGTACAACGTTTAAACTCTAactacatgcactctaatatgatatgaaatatgcttagtagagtaagggtgtctatcaaataatcaatgcacaaatatatgtaAGCATATATTTATGATAAATATATTCTCCTATaaataattttgcaaataaagaatattaggagaatctaggaatttaagcttaggaaaaatatttgtaaaataaaaaatttctccttagaatgtttatcatgaaaataaCTGGGAGGAACCcaaataatactctcaaaatgattttcagaaaataaataacaagtgagagtatgtgcatgTGAGATGAAATACTCTCTACCAAAATAGTTTTGAAATAGAtgaatggaaagagagttggagagttttgttcAAAAGATTTTGCCTTAaagaaatgatttttgcaataaaagataagttaggggaactttgattaacaagaggttaaaaatatttaaaagaaaatatttactaatcaaagttactaTTCTAAGctatgaaaggggtatttatagtttttctaaaaaatatgaccattggggacatattggggtttttgaaaacgtttaattaaattttaacctcAATTACCATAGTTAATTTTTGgtaacctgagagtttcggttgcCTGATCCTTAGGGtcggtcgctcgaatagacaCAGACAGAAAAGTTCACTTTCTAACTTCGAGTGCCCAAGGGAAAGTTTGGTTGGCTGAAGCCAAAACGATTTTCCAAAAGATCAAGGCTTGATCGACTGGTGAACACTTCGGTTTGCTGAACTTCAtaattcggtcgcccaagcctattttgaactaaacgttCGGTCGCTTGGGAACAATGAAAAAGTGGCTTTTAAACCTTCGGTAGACCGGGGACAGTTAGTTTaatttaagttcggtcgcccgagcctcagtcaacttgttgactttttggccaACCGAGTGTTCAGTCGATCGAGGGCTATAACACATAAATAGTTCGATTGCCCAAGGttttcaattaagcctaaaaacctaatGTCGGTCAATCGAaaccctaaggtctgtctatgacctttggttccctatggtcaaactacagtCATGTGAGcactcaaatcatatcatgcatatgcatgcattattacaaaccgaataaaaaattaattacaatacaaattaaagtcaaaatgtcttcttcttttgctcttcatttttaCGAAATTCACcaggagtgtgtgagctttatgtccctactggcttccatttttcagtatattatgtttGTGCTGAAATGATAACATGTTTACACACTAAATGTACACATAatattttgtcagcatcaaaacaaagatcagaCTCAGAAAGACAACACCAAATATTGAACTTTCTTATCCACGGCAAGCTATCAAAATGAACTTTCCAAACATATACGCTGACCTTCTTTGGCAAGAGATTGTGCCACAACCAATCCATATCCCTTATATGTGGCCCTTTTACTCTAATTAAATTCCATGCACTTGAAGCTTCCTTTATCATTGAGTTTCCAAATTAGAATATCCTCCACTAGTCTCCCACAAGCAATATTCCGTATGACTTCTTCGGTTTTGTCATTACCCACCAACTCCACTAAGTGCTGCCTATCCCAGGCACCATCCACCCACACATCTTTAATATTAAGCAGAGGGTTTTAAATATTGTTAAATTACAGACAAAGCGGGCCACTAGCCAACCAATTATCAAACCAAACGAACCTTTGCCATTCTTTACCTTCAGCTGCATGTTCTCCATCACCTGAGGTAAAACCcgcataattgatttccaaaattgAGAACTCGAGTCTTTAGGAACCACCATAGAGATATGTCCTTGTTTCACATATTTAGCACGGAAGAATTTTGTTCAAAGATTATCTAAAGTCATGAGCCTCCATGCAAATTTCATATGTAGATATTTTTGAACTTCACCAAAATCACAAACACCTAAACAACCCTCACTAGTGGGCTTGCACAGCTTAGACCACAAGCACCACTTCACTTTCGACTTTCCATTTATCTCACCCCAAAAGAATGTTGATAGGATAGAATTCATCTTCTTGTGGGGTGCCTTCAGAATGTCTAACACCGCCAACAAATGAGTCACCATACAAGTGAGTACATGCTTTAAAAGAATTAGACGACCACCTTGTGAGAGTAGCTTTAACTTCCACCCTGCCAccttacttttaattttttgaacCAAAGGTTCCAAGGATCTAATTGTTAAACACCCAGAAACAAGTGGGACACCTAAGTAAATGACCGGGAAAACTCCCTCCACAAATCTCGTTAATCTTATCAAAATCTGCCTCCACCACattggaattttctttgaaaagaaGATAGCTGATTTTTCTTTGCTAATCATTTGGCTAGACCACTGCTCATAAATACCCAAAACTTTAATAAGACACTGCATGGATCGTTTATGCccattaagaaaaatcaaaatgtcATCTGCATAGGGTAAATGCAAAATCAAAGGAGCTCCAATGGGGTGTGAAAAACAGCCAATACACCCCTTATAGTTTTTTCTGCAGCAAATGAGATAAAACCTCCTCCATGACAATAAATAGATAAGGCGATAATGGGTCTCCCTGCCTTAAACCTCTAGTAGGTTTGAAGAATCCTTTGTAAGaaccattcatcataatggaaaaCCAAGGAGTCCGAATACATTCAGCCACCAACTTacaaaaatttgaagaaaaaccaaaaccctcaaACACCTGAAGCAAAAAATCCCAATTGACCCGATCATATGCCTTTGCCATATCAATTTTCACCATAATAGTACTACttacattatttttattcaaGGAGTGTACCATTTCATGAGCAagagtaatattttcaaatatacttcggCTTGGAATGAACGTCCTTTGCACTGGCGATATTATTCGGGTAATTAAACCAGTCATGCGTAGTACAATAATCTAAGAAAAAATCCTGTAAGTAACAGAACAAAGGCTAATGGGGCGGAACTTATCAAAACTTTTTGGATCCTGCACCTTCGGAATAAGCACTATATACAAAGAAGAATAAAACCTTGGAAGATTAGTGCCATTAAATAAATCCTTGGCAGCCTCTAATAAATCTTCTTTAACCACATCCCAACAAGAAATATAAAAAGCTGAGTCGAAACCATCAGGACTTGGGCTACTGTTTTAGGAATGGAAAAAAGAGCAGTTTTTACCTCTTCCTCTAAAGGATCTTGACAAAGAAGCTCATTTTCCTCTTCAGTAATAACCTTCTTTAGAATGGTTGATAAGTCGGCCACTTTATGAGTTCTTGTTTCTATTAAAAAATTCTGAAAGTAAGAAGTTACCGCTAGATGAATGCTCTCTGGTGAGTTTAACACACTCCCATTCGCAAGATTCATATTAGAAATTACAGaattcttccttctttgctttaCCACCGCATGAAAAAGTTTTGAATTTTGGTCCCCTTCTTTAAGCCAAGATTTTTTTGCTTGTTGCGCCAATCTAGTCTCCTCCTTTTGTTCCTCTATTTCCAAATCTAGCTTGGTGAGAAAAAATTCCGTTTCAATTCTTGGGTCAGAATCACATAGCAATTGATTTTCTAGGACTTCCAAACGTTCCTCAAGCTCcttaatattcttatctacacGCCCAAAAACCTGCATATTCCAAGCTCTAAGAGCTATCTTTGTTTTATTCAGTTTGGTCGCAAGCTTCAAAAGACCCTGGGCATATACCAGCTCAACCCACGCCTTCGTCACACAATCAATAAAAGAGTCATGAGAACACCACATATTTTGAAAACGAAAAGGTGATGCACCATACCTCATCTCCACTGTGTCAAAATTGATAACCATATGACTATGATCCGACAACTTCCTCATTAGATACTCCAAATGAGCATTAGGGAAAGTATTAgaaaaaatcatattcataacCGCTCTATCAAGCCTTGCCCAGCTATGAGAGCAACCTTCATGTCCATTACACCATGAGAACCTCCTCCCACCAAAAGACATTTCCATGAGTCCACAGTTATccaagcaagaattgaactcatCCATGGCTCCAACTAGTCAAGGATTACCTCTAAACCTCTCCCCATTCTCTCTAATTACATTAAAGTCCCCCACCACAATCAAAGGGTGATCCTCATTAGGTTGTTAATCCTCCAAAGCTTTCCATAGCTCCCTGCGTTCATTCTGAGTACACTTCGCATAAATGAAAGAAATACAAATTTTATTGTTATCTAAAAGTAACCAACCAGAAATCATTTGATTATTCATACAAATCATCTCAAAATTTAAGTCTTCTCTCAAAAATACCCATAGCTTACCTCCCACATTGCCATTACTGTAGCAGTTAAGAAGCAGAAGCTAGTTAGCTAACTAGGGCATCTTGGTATCCTCTAGGAATGGCTTAGCAATAGCTACAATAGAACCTCGGTGACATCTAACTAAATCTTTCAACATCCTCCTCGATCTTCCCAAACCTCTTACATTCCACACTAGCATTTTGTCAATCATAGATTTAATTTTGAGGGGCGGGTAAGAGCCTATCAAGAATGCCGCACACCTTGTCCTATCTGGTCCTTCAAAGTTGCTAAATAAGCCTATAAACCCATATCAAAATCATAATGTTTGTTCTTACTCAATGGTTGTATATCAGTATCATGGTCTGATGCATAAGTAAGCGAAAATGTCCCATCTAACTTTGGGGGTTGAATACACTCTAATTTTAAAACTTTAGATACAACCTCCACGTTCCCCACTGCACCACCTTGGCCCACTACGTTCTCATCCACTCCCATCATCTCCTCCTCTACACGTGCACAAATCAATGCTTGGTCCTCCTCTAAATCCACATAAATCTCCTCATTCACCAAAGTAGCTACCTCCCCCTGTGTCTCATTGGTCCTTTTATCTAGTGCATCAGAAACAAAATTCTCGTGTCTTGATCCAGCTTCCTCAGTATTgccatgtaacgacccaaatttttaaatggaatttaaataataaagagagagggtaatagaaacagaaacggaaggagttcgtcgacgacattgcattttggaaggaaaagaaaagggaatggaaacaaataaaataaagaaggaagctgccaagcttcgtcgacgaacacagggattcgtcgacgaacacaggggttcgtcgacgagaaaataccaagaagggttctgaggcagcctgaattttgtcgacgaatacagggtcttgtcgacgaaatttatgaagaactcgtcgatgaagttcgggctcgtcgacgagttccgccgcctataaatataaaaagtttgattttaaattcatttttaagtttcctctctctctcctctctcttcttttccgctctctcactctttctcttcgattttgggctagttttacgtcggatcgaagatctgaggctaccatgacgctcctggcgaagtaccctacaagtttgccagagcgaatcgtcgggaaaacgaagttggaaatcatcccaaagttgaggtaaggctttttaagccaaattagactttgacGTAGTTATAGAAATTaacgtacgcatgaaaatactgatgattaatactgggagttttgagttttagggtattgagtaggaaatcctacgggggtcaggttaggaaatttgaggggctttctcagtagccaggtaaggaagtaaactaaaacaattcttttccatgaaaaatattattgattatgagtaaatttattttcagaaaagcatatgatatacctgtatattatagatgaaatgtacgtttgggaaatactattattatgatgaaacgtatatgtatgtatgagatgataAAAAAGcgtgattttaaaatatgaagtatgacttttaatagagcatgtgtggcatgaatattattttacgtgaaatgagacAAGATAAGATAGGAAtacttttacgagtaaaacacattttATGGTATTATGAAACGATGAGTTATATTGTGAAGGTTTGACGATCGTATGATGaacgatgtattttcagaatgtatatacctgaaacaattttggctcgaggccgtattttatgttatcggcacgaggccgtattttatgttatcggtgtaaggccgtattttatgttatcggcacgaggccgtattttatgttatcggcacaagaccgtatttatgttattggcgcgagaccatatttactacgattttggcacgaggccatttGTATGATTTCAGTGCGAGGCCATATCTATGTTTCCGGaatgaggccgtaatgatgttatgtatgaccatgtattatatgttatcacgaccaaaatgttagtttagtttagaccaggagctcggtaccgtagctatgggttgattttggcacgaggccttattagtgctaccgtcccacgaggggatgggagatggatagttgatgaggctttcagtagagtgtagacgtccaactggcagtccggaccagggtgcggtggcccatcgtacttatagacatagttgattcggcagtggtcagccagccattgtcgggtcctgccttcgggctgcacaacccgtcatggggggtaatacatgacattagctagctattcatcttgggttgattttcagtattacgagttattacagatgtttatgtatgtatgttatgatttattaacgaatataaaagtacatgattatccagtatgatattatgattatttttagagTTATGAGATATATTTTACATGTATAAGCactctaaatattcatgttgtcatacagctgtatttagtttattttcccttactgagaagtgtctcacccccaacattattaaatttttcaggaaacccagagagaccggcgggtcagggccgccgctgagtgattggtgcttccctactagaagggtaagccctgagctaggattaggagatttttttgttgcatagtcctagtgttattttgactttttggagattgtacatatgaacagtatattgacgttaatagaaagctctggtattatgttttatgaatggatgtatggattttatgtttactgctgtgtAGGTTTTTCACTGTGTATGATAGGAGTCCCCGTTACCCATAGGTTCGGGTCGACCATTGTATTTATTATGTTGCATTTTATTGATGGATGTTACATGCCATCCTCCTTCTGTGTAGCATTCTCTACGTTAACAGTACTGCCCTTCTTCACCTCACCTTCCTCCCACACTTCAATTATCATCGACAACTTTTCCATACCCCCTGCCTGTTATGGTTCCATCACATGAGACTCCACAGCCTTTGGCTCTGCATTAATGGGTGTCGGGAGGCCTGTGTGTCCTGCTTCCTGTTTCTCCTTTTCTCTCCACATTTTATTTGGCACACGAGTAATTTCTTCATCCCTCCTACCCTTATTTTCTCTAGCTCTACAAACTACCTTTGTATGCCCTCGACGGCAGTATTTGGAACAATAGAAACCATGCTTCTCAGACCGAACCTCTTGCCAAATCACTTTATTATTTGAACAACAATGGGGAATCCCTGTACCGGATCCTCTTAGAGGTCAATATCTACACATATCCGCGCATCGAACGTTCAAATCCTGTTCAATGTCGCATTATCAACTCCTAAAAATAAACCAAATCTGGATGCTAGGATTTGTAGAGAGAGGTTGATACAGAATTTTTCACTGTCTCCATTAAAGTTGTTCTTATCTCCTAATTGTTTACTGCACATCAATCAGAAGGGTTGTTATATTTTAGGGACGAATGTCATCAAGCCTTCTGCACTGTATCAAGGGGCAAAAATGTATTATTTTAGTAACAAAATACAACTAATATATTGAACATTGTtagataatattatatatattgtaaattttACTTAAGGGACACTTTAGTCTTTGTATCATTAGTAGGGTTAGGTTTATTCATTAGTTCAAttgtattcaatatatatatatatatatatatagcataaaGGCAAAGGCATCTGTGTGCCTCTTGTGCCACAACTCTCTCTCTTTGTATTGGATCTTGAATTCTAACAAACATATATTTGTCAATGTCACTACTATCTTAACTGCCTAAAATTCTTATCAAAGAAGGATTTATTtgttcctgaaaaaaaaaaaaaaaaacatatatcaaCAAACCAatgtattaaaataaaaattatttttttgtaactttatttgaaaatactTATATCCCCATGAACACCCAAGTCTAGAGATGGAAAAACTTCGTGACCACTTGGCTCGTCAACCCACACACATGTATAAACATGTGCACGATACTTTAAACTTTAAACCATGCTACTCCTTCATTACGTTTAATCtagaacttgaaaaaaaaaaactattttttaattatcatAGTACAAACAATATCCCAACTACTATCACTCAAATTTGGAGATTGTAGAATATCGATCAAAAGAAGCTTGCAGTATATCAAATAAACAAAGTCATGTATCTAATTCAATAAATATGTTgtccttataaggcttaaaatcttattttaatgattaCAAATCATAGgagcttaacatatttgattaaatgatgacatttcaggactcaagtatgagaatataaggtcaagtgctcacaaggatcattgaaagcttatgctctaaagaaagatgatcaaatggagcttaaagaatattaaggcatgaattcaaagagaTCCAAAGATAGCTCAAGCAACATCAACATGAGTAAAATGTGTAgaaatctaaagctgactcaagctgaagtcaaaagggacataaaccaaaataccatggaagacaTGAAGATTatagttttaggctttaagaaatatgatgtaagtacttcatgtttaaatatggaaatatgttgaaagctcctTAGGgtttaattatggacttagagaccttatttcaaaccctggaaaatgatttataaataatcaaagcaagagagtaaataatttttgaaaactaaaatgaaaaactagaaaagtgACTGCCCAGAAGATTGAACTGATATTCTAGAAGACTAAAGTATTGCTTTGGACGACTAAAGTTTAACTTCAATCTACTGAAGAATAAGTGCAGTTTGCTGAAATTTTTCCTGaaggaatacagaagaggcaATACACCCTTacaagactgaaccctcagttcagtcatctgaccctgtatctaaactaaatttttcaatgttttaaggTACTTTAGAATACTGAATCCAACACTT
This region includes:
- the LOC131148352 gene encoding uncharacterized protein LOC131148352, whose translation is MDEFNSCLDNCGLMEMSFGGRRFSWCNGHEGCSHSWARLDRAVMNMIFSNTFPNAHLEYLMRKLSDHSHMVINFDTVEMRYGASPFRFQNMWCSHDSFIDCVTKAWVELVYAQGLLKLATKLNKTKIALRAWNMQVFGRVDKNIKELEERLEVLENQLLCDSDPRIETEFFLTKLDLEIEEQKEETRLAQQAKKSWLKEGDQNSKLFHAVVKQRRKNSVISNMNLANGSVLNSPESIHLAVTSYFQNFLIETRTHKVADLSTILKKVITEEENELLCQDPLEEEVKTALFSIPKTVAQVLMVSTQLFIFLVGMWLKKIY